One genomic region from Esox lucius isolate fEsoLuc1 chromosome 24, fEsoLuc1.pri, whole genome shotgun sequence encodes:
- the LOC117593877 gene encoding apolipoprotein L3-like, translated as MLQSAFTAESTIKLTSKILDGVYPSLPESFLPELRALLCYIFHQDPSIRPLAGEILATPFIISFLTKKSEKTLKKLQTNLDNLRALADGLERVHQGTTIGSLAGGVIGAAGGITSIVGLILAPFTLGASLIVTGVGVGVAVAGGATAGVSNITNMVNQSTDRKAIKNIIIEFQEKIKSLVTSIQVIAEGLETLRASVSFDTGSDNSTSENLSRVGARIGRGLGAIPELVRLVQVANIGRVVAQTARAVRVAEVATGVFSAFFVAVDLYFIAVDAKEIHNIRQAKANRQSVDTSRLEVMDTDSTTGLNPEGEDPVAEPKPEVKSETMKFIQTIRQTADQLQESLMELSDIIALIPKS; from the exons ATGCTGCAGTCTGCA TTCACAGCAGAGAGCACAATCAAGCTCACCTCCAAAATATTAGATGGTGTTTACCCATCTCTCCCAGAGAGCTTCTTACCTGAGCTCCGTGCCTTGCTTTGTTACATCTTCCATCAAGACCCATCCATTAGACCTTTAGCTGGAGAGATCCTGGCAACTCCCTTCATTATTAGTTTCCTCACAAAAAAG AGTGAGAAAACTTTGAAGAAACTCCAGACTAATCTGGACAACCTGAGAGCGTTGGCAGACGGCTTGGAGCGTGTGCACCAGGGCACCACCATAGGCAGTCTGGCAGGAGGTGTTATTGGGGCCGCTGGAGGAATCACCTCCATAGTGGGACTCATCCTAGCTCCCTTCACTCTGGGCGCCTCCCTGATCGTCACTGGGGTCGGTGTTGGGGTGGCTGTCGCTGGTGGAGCCACAGCCGGAGTATCCAACATAACCAACATGGTCAATCAGTCTACAGACCGAAAAGCCATCAAGAACATCATCATCGAGTTCCAGGAGAAGATTAAGTCTTTGGTGACATCTATACAAGTCATCGCTGAGGGGTTGGAGACACTGAGGGCAAGTGTCTCCTTTGACACAGGAAGTGACAACTCCACTTCTGAGAATCTGTCAAGGGTTGGAGCAAGAATTGGGAGGGGCCTAGGGGCCATTCCAGAGCTTGTCCGATTGGTCCAAGTGGCCAATATTGGCAGGGTTGTAGCCCAAACTGCCAGGGCAGTGCGTGTGGCAGAAGTGGCAACAGGAGTTTTCTCAGCTTTTTTTGTAGCAGTGGATCTGTACTTCATCGCCGTGGATGCCAAAGAGATCCACAACATCCGACAGGCAAAGGCGAACAGGCAGTCTGTTGATACCAGTCGTTTAGAAGTGATGGACACTGACTCGACCACAGGGCTGAACCCTGAAGGTGAAGATCCAGTAGCTGAACCCAAGCCTGAGGTCAAATCAGAGACCATGAAGTTCATCCAGAcgatcagacagacagctgatCAGCTACAGGAGAGCCTGATGGAACTGAGTGACATCATTGCATTAATTCCAAAGTCCTAG